The following coding sequences are from one Melanotaenia boesemani isolate fMelBoe1 chromosome 19, fMelBoe1.pri, whole genome shotgun sequence window:
- the LOC121630137 gene encoding spermatid perinuclear RNA-binding protein isoform X1, with amino-acid sequence MRSFRSFSNDDRHVMAKHSTIYPSSQELEAVQTLVSTVECALKHVSDWLDQSSSNVHNQLDSQPADTEEDDPGDQPSEEAEESSDSYRESSSGGVLCGVMRIGLVAKGLLIKGDMDLELVLMCRDKPTQTLLDTVCHNLPTQIQKLTEEKYEVTSSLPEAAILVQTTTEPKLTLKITLTSPAMREDYDEEEEEEEEEVEEELENGEEGEEAEELVEEEEEEQGKENGQVLGAAAQKVEAEEEEEGEVLDRHRCLLALAALRHAKWFQARVNGLKSCVIILRILRDMCNRHPVWEPLKGWPLELICEKAIATCNRPLGAGEALRRVMECLASGILLPGGPGLHNPCEKEPTDALANMTDQQAEAITYSAQHALRLMAFGQIYKVLEMEPLPSNKPSQKYPWSDKEGLGLKRPYEDGAMDDKDLIKKMKRNLRKVLDNKAIDSNQPMNALMRLNQIRPGLQYRLLSQSGPVHAPVFTMSVDLDGTIYEASGSSKKTAKLHVAVKVLQAMGYPTGFDSDLDPMSSDEKSDGEGKSETSSHSSNNPTHSSDGSNTLEVRTQGPILTASGKNPVMELNEKRRGLKYELISESGGSHDKRFVMEVEVDGQKFRGAGPNKKVAKASAALAALEKLFSGPNAAANKKKKILPQTKGALAAAAAASAVAAQVARGRGRAALARGAFVSAAAPGYVTPGFGTPYGYSPAAAAAPAYGGLFIDNPFYQPRTIAPFIIHLGPQDLFSDF; translated from the exons ATG AGGTCCTTCCGTTCCTTTAGTAACGATGACCGCCACGTCATGGCGAAACACTCCACCATCTACCCCTCCTCTCAGGAGCTAGAGGCTGTTCAGACACTGGTTTCAACCGTTGAATGTGCCCTTAAACatgtctctgattggctggatcAGAGCAGCAGCAACGTTCACAACCAGCTTGACAGCCAACCAGCAGACACAGAGGAGGATGACCCTGGTGATCAGCCCAGCGAAGAAGCTGAGGAATCCAGCGACAGCTACAG GGAATCCAGCAGTGGTGGCGTGCTTTGTGGAGTGATGAGGATTGGTCTAGTGGCCAAAGGACTCCTGATTAAAGGCGACATGGACCTGGAGCTGGTGTTGATGTGCAGAGACAAACCAACACAGACACTGCTGGACACTGTCTGTCACAATTTACCCACACAGATCCAG AAACTGACAGAAGAAAAGTACGAAGTAACAAGCTCCTTGCCCGAAGCAGCCATCTTGGTACAAACCACAACAGAGCCCAAACTCACTCTGAAGATTACCCTTACCTCCCCGGCAATGAGGGAAGActatgatgaagaggaggaggaagaggaagaggaggtcgAAGAGGAACTGGAGAATGGGGAAGAAGGAGAGGAAGCAGAGGAGCtagtggaggaagaagaggaggagcagggaAAGGAAAATGGTCAAG TGTTGGGTGCTGCTGCGCAGAAAGTggaggctgaggaggaggaggagggggaggtgctggATAGACACAGATGTCTGTTGGCCCTGGCAGCGCTGCGACACGCCAAGTGGTTCCAG GCTCGAGTGAACGGACTTAAGTCCTGTGTTATCATTCTCAGGATACTAAGAGACATGTGCAATAGACACCCCGTCTGGGAACCTCTCAAGGGATGG CCTTTAGAGCTCATATGTGAGAAGGCCATTGCCACCTGCAATAGGCCTCTCGGGGCTGGAGAAGCCCTGCGTCGGGTCATGGAGTGTCTGGCCTCAGGCATACTGCTACCAG GTGGCCCAGGTTTACACAACCCATGTGAGAAAGAGCCTACAGATGCTCTAGCTAATATGACCGACCAGCAGGCTGAGGCCATCACCTACAGCGCACag CATGCTCTCAGACTCATGGCGTTCGGACAGATCTACAAGGTGTTAGAGATGGAGCCTCTCCCCTCAaataaaccatcacagaaataTCCTTGGTCCGATAAAGAAG GTTTAGGTCTGAAGAGGCCATACGAGGATGGGGCAATGGATGACAAGGACCTCATcaagaagatgaagagaaatCTTAGAAAAG TCCTGGACAATAAAGCCATAGACTCCAACCAGCCAATGAACGCCCTGATGCGCTTGAACCAGATCCGGCCGGGGCTGCAGTATCGCCTGCTGTCCCAGTCGGGGCCGGTTCACGCTCCggtcttcaccatgtctgtgGACCTGGATGGAACCATTTATGAAGCATCTGGATCCTCAAAGAAAACAGCCAAGCTCCATGTTGCCGTCAAG GTCCTCCAGGCGATGGGTTACCCAACGGGTTTTGACTCAGATCTGGACCCCATGAGCTCGGACGAGAAGTCAGACGGTGAAGGGAAAAGTGAGACGTCCTCACACTCTAGCAATAACCCAACACACTCCTCAGATGGTTCCAACACGCTGGAG GTGCGAACTCAGGGCCCCATACTGACAGCAAGCGGGAAGAATCCCGTGATGGAGCTAAACGAGAAGAGACGAGGCCTCAAATACGAGCTCATCTCTGAAAGCGGAGGCAGCCACGACAAACGCTTTGTGATGGAG GTGGAGGTTGATGGGCAGAAGTTTCGTGGGGCAGGTCCCAACAAAAAGGTAGCAAAAGCCAGCGCTGCTCTAGCAGCTCTGGAAAAGCTCTTCTCTGGTCCCAACGCAGCTGctaacaagaagaagaaaatattgcCTCAG ACTAAAGGAGCTCTGGCCGCGGCAGCAGCAGCCTCAGCAGTCGCAGCACAGGTagccagaggaagaggaagagcagcCCTTGCAAGAGGAGCCTTCGTCAGTGCAGCAGCACCTGGATATGTCACACCAG GCTTTGGGACACCGTATGGCTACAGCCccgctgcagcagctgctcctGCTTACG GTGGTCTGTTTATCGACAATCCTTTCTACCAGCCACGTACCATCGCTCCCTTTATCATCCACCTGGGTCCCCAGGATCTCTTCTCTGACTTCTAA
- the LOC121630137 gene encoding spermatid perinuclear RNA-binding protein isoform X2 has protein sequence MRSFRSFSNDDRHVMAKHSTIYPSSQELEAVQTLVSTVECALKHVSDWLDQSSSNVHNQLDSQPADTEEDDPGDQPSEEAEESSDSYRESSSGGVLCGVMRIGLVAKGLLIKGDMDLELVLMCRDKPTQTLLDTVCHNLPTQIQKLTEEKYEVTSSLPEAAILVQTTTEPKLTLKITLTSPAMREDYDEEEEEEEEEVEEELENGEEGEEAEELVEEEEEEQGKENGQVLGAAAQKVEAEEEEEGEVLDRHRCLLALAALRHAKWFQARVNGLKSCVIILRILRDMCNRHPVWEPLKGWPLELICEKAIATCNRPLGAGEALRRVMECLASGILLPGGPGLHNPCEKEPTDALANMTDQQAEAITYSAQHALRLMAFGQIYKVLEMEPLPSNKPSQKYPWSDKEGLGLKRPYEDGAMDDKDLIKKMKRNLRKVLDNKAIDSNQPMNALMRLNQIRPGLQYRLLSQSGPVHAPVFTMSVDLDGTIYEASGSSKKTAKLHVAVKVLQAMGYPTGFDSDLDPMSSDEKSDGEGKSETSSHSSNNPTHSSDGSNTLEVRTQGPILTASGKNPVMELNEKRRGLKYELISESGGSHDKRFVMEVEVDGQKFRGAGPNKKVAKASAALAALEKLFSGPNAAANKKKKILPQTKGALAAAAAASAVAAQVARGRGRAALARGAFVSAAAPGYVTPGFGTPYGYSPAAAAAPAYGLPKRMLLLPVMKVPAYPVPHYHFF, from the exons ATG AGGTCCTTCCGTTCCTTTAGTAACGATGACCGCCACGTCATGGCGAAACACTCCACCATCTACCCCTCCTCTCAGGAGCTAGAGGCTGTTCAGACACTGGTTTCAACCGTTGAATGTGCCCTTAAACatgtctctgattggctggatcAGAGCAGCAGCAACGTTCACAACCAGCTTGACAGCCAACCAGCAGACACAGAGGAGGATGACCCTGGTGATCAGCCCAGCGAAGAAGCTGAGGAATCCAGCGACAGCTACAG GGAATCCAGCAGTGGTGGCGTGCTTTGTGGAGTGATGAGGATTGGTCTAGTGGCCAAAGGACTCCTGATTAAAGGCGACATGGACCTGGAGCTGGTGTTGATGTGCAGAGACAAACCAACACAGACACTGCTGGACACTGTCTGTCACAATTTACCCACACAGATCCAG AAACTGACAGAAGAAAAGTACGAAGTAACAAGCTCCTTGCCCGAAGCAGCCATCTTGGTACAAACCACAACAGAGCCCAAACTCACTCTGAAGATTACCCTTACCTCCCCGGCAATGAGGGAAGActatgatgaagaggaggaggaagaggaagaggaggtcgAAGAGGAACTGGAGAATGGGGAAGAAGGAGAGGAAGCAGAGGAGCtagtggaggaagaagaggaggagcagggaAAGGAAAATGGTCAAG TGTTGGGTGCTGCTGCGCAGAAAGTggaggctgaggaggaggaggagggggaggtgctggATAGACACAGATGTCTGTTGGCCCTGGCAGCGCTGCGACACGCCAAGTGGTTCCAG GCTCGAGTGAACGGACTTAAGTCCTGTGTTATCATTCTCAGGATACTAAGAGACATGTGCAATAGACACCCCGTCTGGGAACCTCTCAAGGGATGG CCTTTAGAGCTCATATGTGAGAAGGCCATTGCCACCTGCAATAGGCCTCTCGGGGCTGGAGAAGCCCTGCGTCGGGTCATGGAGTGTCTGGCCTCAGGCATACTGCTACCAG GTGGCCCAGGTTTACACAACCCATGTGAGAAAGAGCCTACAGATGCTCTAGCTAATATGACCGACCAGCAGGCTGAGGCCATCACCTACAGCGCACag CATGCTCTCAGACTCATGGCGTTCGGACAGATCTACAAGGTGTTAGAGATGGAGCCTCTCCCCTCAaataaaccatcacagaaataTCCTTGGTCCGATAAAGAAG GTTTAGGTCTGAAGAGGCCATACGAGGATGGGGCAATGGATGACAAGGACCTCATcaagaagatgaagagaaatCTTAGAAAAG TCCTGGACAATAAAGCCATAGACTCCAACCAGCCAATGAACGCCCTGATGCGCTTGAACCAGATCCGGCCGGGGCTGCAGTATCGCCTGCTGTCCCAGTCGGGGCCGGTTCACGCTCCggtcttcaccatgtctgtgGACCTGGATGGAACCATTTATGAAGCATCTGGATCCTCAAAGAAAACAGCCAAGCTCCATGTTGCCGTCAAG GTCCTCCAGGCGATGGGTTACCCAACGGGTTTTGACTCAGATCTGGACCCCATGAGCTCGGACGAGAAGTCAGACGGTGAAGGGAAAAGTGAGACGTCCTCACACTCTAGCAATAACCCAACACACTCCTCAGATGGTTCCAACACGCTGGAG GTGCGAACTCAGGGCCCCATACTGACAGCAAGCGGGAAGAATCCCGTGATGGAGCTAAACGAGAAGAGACGAGGCCTCAAATACGAGCTCATCTCTGAAAGCGGAGGCAGCCACGACAAACGCTTTGTGATGGAG GTGGAGGTTGATGGGCAGAAGTTTCGTGGGGCAGGTCCCAACAAAAAGGTAGCAAAAGCCAGCGCTGCTCTAGCAGCTCTGGAAAAGCTCTTCTCTGGTCCCAACGCAGCTGctaacaagaagaagaaaatattgcCTCAG ACTAAAGGAGCTCTGGCCGCGGCAGCAGCAGCCTCAGCAGTCGCAGCACAGGTagccagaggaagaggaagagcagcCCTTGCAAGAGGAGCCTTCGTCAGTGCAGCAGCACCTGGATATGTCACACCAG GCTTTGGGACACCGTATGGCTACAGCCccgctgcagcagctgctcctGCTTACG GTTTGCCCAAGAGAATGCTTCTGTTGCCTGTCATGAAAGTGCCCGCCTACCCCGTCCCCCACTACCACTTCTTTTAG